The nucleotide window CCGATCGAGCATTGCAGATCGTGAAAATCCACACTTATACATCATACTAAACTAATCTTTTGTAAACAATTAAGATTCCTAAAGACATAGCATATTTTGCACAGCTCTAAATGATGCAATCATCGCAATGTCTGTTCTTATCACAAGTTCCTACTTCCTAGCCCATTTCGTGCTTCTGTTTGCATTAATCCAATTCTATGTCAATACATCACATTTCGAATGCCATGATAATGCCTAGTGTTGAGGATACTGATATTTTTGCTATGCTAGTAATGGAGCATACAGTTGAGCCTCTGGTTTATCATATTCTATATTTTTCTGTATAAAAAGATGAACAGCTCATGTTACAGTATTAAGGATTGAATTCTGGACATTATCAAGAAGAACTAGAAAAGGAAATTGCAGCACTGAGTTTGGCCAGGCATTCTGTGGGAAGACCAAGGAAGGTGTTCATGAAGACATCACTGACAGGATCAACAGTTGCGACACCTACCAGTCTGCATTTCCCTTCTTTATCCAATCTTTCACCCTGACCACTTCGTATTGTTCCTGTTGATTCCTCTGATGTTAGTCTTGTCTTTACAAGCAGCGGAGGAGCTCTATAAATAGTCCCAACGGAAAACCAGAACTTGGCCATGAATTCAAGATCAACCTACAAAACATGGAAAAGCAATTGTTAATGGTAAATGGTAGTCTTTCGCTATCAAATTAATGGACTAACAGCTTGATGATATTCTTGGGGTGTACCTTGCCAGAATCCTGGTCAATAGTCCCTTGAAAGAGTTCAGGGACTATGTCAATCTTCAAGAATGGTGGCAATGGCAATCCCAAGAACTTAGTAGTCCCACTTGTCAATGGCGGGATATACAGAGTTTTCATGTCAAATGATACTGAAACTGTATTCAAGTCACTACTGTCTTTGGCCTTGGTACATGTCCCGGTTCCTGTCCCGCCTTGAGCATTATATTCAAAGTCTGGATATCTTGAGATTCCAAGCTTGCAACCTCCTAGAGTTTTGAAGTTGACAGTGTAAACATCAGGTTTTGGCAGGGTGGTGGAGGAAATGGATTCTGGTTGGTCTGGACCGTAAGAAGAGAAGGCAATGGCTTTGATTCTGTGACTTGGTTTCCTTGTGGAGAACTTGAATAGAACTGGAGGGCTTGGGGTGTTTATCTTACAACCCATTTACTGGAAAGTTTGCTTTAGAGATGTATGAACTGAGAAGGAGGAGGTAGAGACTAGGAATTATGGTTTGGCACCTGAGCAATGGTAAGGTAATACATGTGGAGTAACCAAAAGCACACAAGAGTTTCCATGGTTtcatgaaataccaaaatatgTGGTTGTTTGTGTTCCGAAGTTCGGACCTTATCTTCTGGCTTTGGCCTGCTAGGGTAAGAAGAAAAGGAACCTTGTGGCTCTAAAAAAAAGttgcatttttttcatatgtggAAATCAAAATGTTCGGCTAAGCATTCCTTTTAGCCTTGTAGATTCATTCATGTTTCACATCTATCCCTATAGTTTAAAATTTCTCAATATTACCCTTCTAATTTCCAGAAGGTTACCTCTAACTATTAATGTGTGTTTGGGTTTGTAGTATCATTTGCAGTTGcggtttgaaaataaatttaaaaaaaactacagatttttttttaactaagttTTTAAAAGATAGTTTTCAATGTGACTTGTATAAAATTTATGGTATGTAATATgtgttaattaatcaaatatttttaatattataattaagataaaatgcAGTTTCAACCATACCTCATCACCTTACTAAACCAAAAATAGCCTACTCTTTAATCttaattttgtgtttctttaggtttaagtgttttttttatagatattataACATAGAAGTGcatctcaaatgaaaaaatagcataaatgcaaggataataataataataataataataataataataataataataaatactaaaagatgTGGGTTATTCACTGCACAAACATGTATTGttcattttctcatattttatgaTGAACtcgttatttaaaaaaatcaatttatttctcaaatttttGTCCACTAAAATGGTTGAATTCTGGTGGTAGAAAGAAGAAATGACTTTGACACTAATTTCGTCCACTAAAATGGTTAACCTTAGTTTTAACGTGTTTCATTTGGTGAGAGGAGttctatttagattttttttcaccttGAAATTGTCTTAAAAACCAGATCTAAGCTCAGGAAGCTTTTGATTTCgggttaattttggatttttatgtgGTTTTTTTAAGGTCATTTATAAGTTTGGCAAGGTGTTTAGACtctttttttaggtgtttttagattaaaaaaatggattgaaaatagatttttagatCAAAACAATATAGACCATGTTTTTTCAGTCACTATGGTGGCCGGAATCTAGAGGAAATCAGATAATGTGTCGTctagaaatttttttcaaataatattaggTCAAACGACAAGTCATCCACCCTAAAGGTCATTTTAATAGAGTTTAATAGTGACtgacctctttttttatttttattttttatatataattttgccctttttaaacaaatcatactt belongs to Populus nigra chromosome 18, ddPopNigr1.1, whole genome shotgun sequence and includes:
- the LOC133678199 gene encoding uncharacterized protein LOC133678199, whose amino-acid sequence is MGCKINTPSPPVLFKFSTRKPSHRIKAIAFSSYGPDQPESISSTTLPKPDVYTVNFKTLGGCKLGISRYPDFEYNAQGGTGTGTCTKAKDSSDLNTVSVSFDMKTLYIPPLTSGTTKFLGLPLPPFLKIDIVPELFQGTIDQDSGKVDLEFMAKFWFSVGTIYRAPPLLVKTRLTSEESTGTIRSGQGERLDKEGKCRLVGVATVDPVSDVFMNTFLGLPTECLAKLSAAISFSSSS